One stretch of Brachyhypopomus gauderio isolate BG-103 chromosome 10, BGAUD_0.2, whole genome shotgun sequence DNA includes these proteins:
- the rassf2b gene encoding ras association domain-containing protein 2b, with the protein MAVVDSDRVQIGKDKFVSKSSLLSHLKTFNLYYEEQALQLRHREEEGELIIEGLLNISWGLRRPIRLQMEDGKEPIKSDPFLSSWSSGSAAGKAEIKKQNIQHVAPTIKVTGPEIQANDSCSEVAGETGTDQEEGSYLQRTRSDVGGKRLGGRAAPGIQRRIRRHRCSFNGHFYNHKTAVFTPAFGSVTNVRINSSMTTSQVLRVLLNKFKIENSPDEFSLFLLHTSGERVQLKRDEHPLVVRILQGPCEQVSKIFLMEPDQVEEVTYDVAQYIKLEMPVLQSFIFKLQEEECREMEKLKQRYCALRTMIQKHMHCLAHKAVG; encoded by the exons ATGGCTGTTGTGGATTCAGACAGGGTACAGATTGGAAAAGACAAGTTTGTCAGCAA GagctctctcctctcacacctCAAGACATTCAACCTGTATTATGAAGAACAAGCCCTCCAGCTTCGGCACAGAGAG GAAGAAGGGGAGCTGATTATTGAGGGTTTGCTTAACATCTCTTGGGGGCTGCGCAGACCAATCAGACTGCAGATGGAAGATGGCAAGGAACCAATCAAATCTGATCCTTTTCTTTCATCCTGGTCTTCAGGAAGTGCTGCAGGGAAAGCAGAAATTAA AAAACAGAACATACAACATGTTGCACCCACCATTAAGGTCACAGGACCTGAGATCCAAGCAAACGACAGTTGTAGTGAAGTGGCAGGAGAAACAG GCACAGATCAGGAGGAGGGCTCATACCTGCAGAGAACCAGGAGTGATGTAGGTGGGAAGAGACTGGGAGGGCGGGCAGCACCTGGAATTCAACGGCGAATCAGGAGACACAGATGTTCCTTCAATGGCCACTTCTATAACCACAAG ACGGCGGTTTTCACACCAGCGTTTGGTTCTGTGACTAATGTTCGCATTAACAGTTCCATGACTACATCCCAGGTGCTCCGTGTGCTGCTCAACAAGTTCAAGATTGAGAACAGCCCAGATGAGTTTAGCCTCTTCCTCCTGCATACCAGTGGAG AGCGTGTGCAGTTGAAGCGGGATGAGCACCCACTGGTGGTCCGGATCCTGCAAGGGCCATGCGAACAGGTCAGCAAGATCTTCCTCATGGAGCCGGACCAGGTGGAGGAGGTTACATATGAC GTGGCGCAGTACATTAAGCTGGAGATGCCCGTACTACAGAGCTTCATCTTCAAACTTCAGGAGGAGGAGTGCAGGGAGATGGAGAAGCTCAAACAGAG
- the kcnip3b gene encoding calsenilin isoform X1, with protein MQVKELKDVDRVLLSNVNVSDMHMDQDGGPSRYKEGGAKWHKPHLYRKSLMKCCLVRWLISSTAPQGIADSSDWELELAAVRHQPEGLEVLQAQTKFTRKELQSLYRGFKNECPSGLVNEETFKNIYSCFFPQGDATTYAHFVFNAFDVDQNGSIRFEDFVIGLSVLLRGSITDKLSWAFNLYDINKDGYITKEEMLAIIKSIYDMMGRYTFPSVQEDTPLEHVERFFQKMDRNRDGVVTIDEFMETCQKDDNIMTSMKLFENVI; from the exons GTCAAAGAACTAAAGGATGTGGACAGGGTCCTTCTCTCCAATGTGAATGTGTCTGACATGCATATGGATCAGGATGGAGGCCCCAGCAGGTACAAGGAAGGCGGGGCCAAGTGGCACAAGCCCCACCTCTACCGTAAGAGCTTGATGAAGTGCTGCTTGGTCAGATGGCTCATTTCCAGTACAGCACCACAGGGCATag CAGACAGCAGTGATTGGGAGCTGGAGCTGGCCGCAGTGAGACACCAACCTGAGGGCCTGGAAGTGCTGCAGGCACAGACCAAGTTCACCAGGAAGGAACTGCAGTCGCTCTACAGGGGCTTCAAAAAC GAGTGTCCCAGTGGGTTAGTTAACGAGGAGACCTTTAAGAACATCTATTCCTGCTTCTTCCCTCAAGGAG aTGCAACCACATACGCACACTTTGTGTTCAATGCCTTTGATGTGGACCAGAATGGCTCTATACGTTTTGAG GATTTTGTAATTGGCCTCTCTGTATTGTTGCGTGGTTCAATAACCGACAAGCTTAGCTGGGCGTTTAATCTATATGACATCAACAAGGATGGATACATTACCAAAGAG GAAATGTTGGCCATCATTAAATCCATCTATGATATGATGGGTCGTTACACATTTCCCTCTGTCCAAGAGGACACACCGCTGGAACATGTGGAAAGATTCTTCCAG AAGATGGACAGGAACAGAGACGGTGTAGTCACCATTGATGAGTTCATGGAGACCTGTCAGAAG gatgaTAACATTATGACCTCCATGAAGCTGTTTGAGAATGTCATCTAA
- the kcnip3b gene encoding calsenilin isoform X2, producing the protein MTVQGMELFAVGVVMLLLFMVLKQFSLLEPLEADSSDWELELAAVRHQPEGLEVLQAQTKFTRKELQSLYRGFKNECPSGLVNEETFKNIYSCFFPQGDATTYAHFVFNAFDVDQNGSIRFEDFVIGLSVLLRGSITDKLSWAFNLYDINKDGYITKEEMLAIIKSIYDMMGRYTFPSVQEDTPLEHVERFFQKMDRNRDGVVTIDEFMETCQKDDNIMTSMKLFENVI; encoded by the exons ATGACTGTGCAGGGCATGGAGCTGTTtgctgtgggtgtggtgatgcTTCTGCTCTTCATGGTTCTGAAACAGTTTAGCCTGTTGGAGCCCCTTGAGG CAGACAGCAGTGATTGGGAGCTGGAGCTGGCCGCAGTGAGACACCAACCTGAGGGCCTGGAAGTGCTGCAGGCACAGACCAAGTTCACCAGGAAGGAACTGCAGTCGCTCTACAGGGGCTTCAAAAAC GAGTGTCCCAGTGGGTTAGTTAACGAGGAGACCTTTAAGAACATCTATTCCTGCTTCTTCCCTCAAGGAG aTGCAACCACATACGCACACTTTGTGTTCAATGCCTTTGATGTGGACCAGAATGGCTCTATACGTTTTGAG GATTTTGTAATTGGCCTCTCTGTATTGTTGCGTGGTTCAATAACCGACAAGCTTAGCTGGGCGTTTAATCTATATGACATCAACAAGGATGGATACATTACCAAAGAG GAAATGTTGGCCATCATTAAATCCATCTATGATATGATGGGTCGTTACACATTTCCCTCTGTCCAAGAGGACACACCGCTGGAACATGTGGAAAGATTCTTCCAG AAGATGGACAGGAACAGAGACGGTGTAGTCACCATTGATGAGTTCATGGAGACCTGTCAGAAG gatgaTAACATTATGACCTCCATGAAGCTGTTTGAGAATGTCATCTAA